A window of Perognathus longimembris pacificus isolate PPM17 chromosome 6, ASM2315922v1, whole genome shotgun sequence contains these coding sequences:
- the LOC125353591 gene encoding olfactory receptor 2W1-like, protein MEPRSNYTYLHGFVLLGFSDHPELEMTLSGIVAIFYFITLVGNTAIILASLLDSHLYTPMYYFLRNLSFLDLCFTTSIVPQMLVNLWGPEKTISYVGCFIQLYVYMWFGSIECLLLAVMSYDRFTAICKPLHYSVIMNPHLCLKMIIMVWSISLANSVTLCTLTVNLPRCGNNLLDHFLCELPAMVKIACVDTTAVEMSVFALGIVIVLTPLVLILISYGYIAKAVLRMKSKAGRRKAMNTCGSHLTVVSMYYGAIIYLYLQPGNSASKDQGKFFTLFYTIITPSLNPLIYTLRNKDMKDALKKLMRVQQASAKLKKTWK, encoded by the coding sequence ATGGAACCGAGGAGCAATTATACTTATTTACATGGGTTTGTTCTGCTTGGCTTCTCTGACCATCCCGAACTAGAGATGACCCTGTCAGGAATCGTGGCCATCTTCTACTTTATTACATTGGTGGGGAACACAGCTATCATTCTGGCATCTCTCCTGGATTCTCATCTCTACACGCCAATGTATTATTTCCTCAGGAATTTATCTTTCCTAGACTTATGTTTCACAACCAGCATCGTCCCTCAGATGCTGGTTAACTTGTGGGGGCCTGAGAAGACCATCAGCTATGTGGGCTGTTTCATCCAACTCTATGTTTATATGTGGTTTGGCTCCATCGAGTGTCTTCTTTTGGCTGTCATGTCCTATGATCGTTTCACAGCCATTTGTAAGCCCTTGCATTATTCTGTAATCATGAACCCCCATCTCTGTCTCAAGATGATTATCATGGTCTGGAGCATTAGTCTGGCCAATTCTGTAACATTATGTACTCTCACCGTGAATTTGCCTAGATGTGGAAACAACCTTTTGGATCATTTCCTGTGTGAGCTGCCAGCTATGGTCAAGATAGCGTGTGTAGACACTACCGCGGTAGAAATGTCTGTGTTTGCCTTGGGCATTGTCATTGTCCTCACCCCCCTGGTCCTTATTCTTATATCCTATGGCTACATTGCCAAAGCTGTGCTGAGAATGAAATCAAAGGCAGGACGGCGCAAAGCAATGAACACCTGTGGATCTCATCTCACGGTGGTGTCCATGTATTACGGAGCTATTATCTACCTCTATCTACAACCAGGTAACAGTGCCTCCAAGGACCAGGGCAAGTTCTTCACCCTCTTTTACACCATTATCACTCCAAGCCTCAACCCCCTCATCTACACCTTGAGGAATAAGGACATGAAGGATGCACTGAAGAAGTTGATGAGGGTTCAGCAGGCCTCTGCAAAGCTGAAGAAAACTTGGAAGTGA
- the LOC125353590 gene encoding olfactory receptor 2J3-like, translating into MNDVGNNATSEDYFILLGFSKWPHLEAVLFVVILIFYLITLIGNLFIIILAHLDSHLHTPMYFFLSNLSIVDLCYTTSSIPQLLFNLSGPDKTISYAGCMIQLYFFLALGSTECVLLVVMSYDRYAAVCKPLHYTVLMHPRFCHLLAVASWVSGFTASALHSLFTFSVPLCGRHQVDNFFCEVPALLRLSCIDTHANELTLMVMSLGFVVIPLILILTSYGAISRAVLRMKSSTGFQKVFRTCGAHLMVVALFFIPVMYIYLQPPSENSHDQNKFIALFYTVVTPSLNPLIYTLRNKDVREAVRRLIM; encoded by the coding sequence ATGAATGATGTGGGAAACAATGCTACTTCTGAAGACTATTTTATTCTACTGGGATTTTCTAAATGGCCTCACTTGGAAGCAGTTCTTTTTGTGGTCATCTTGATCTTCTACTTGATAACATTGATAGGCAATCTATTCATCATCATCTTGGCACACCTGGACTCTCACCTCCAcactcccatgtacttcttcctctcaAACCTCTCCATTGTGGATCTCTGCTACACCACCAGCTCCATCCCCCAGTtgttgttcaacctctctggcccTGATAAGACCATTTCCTATGCTGGATGCATGATCCAGCTCTATTTCTTCCTTGCTCTGGGAAGCACAGAGTGTGTGCTGTTGGTGGTGATGTCCTATGACCGCTATGCAGCTGTGTGCAAACCCTTGCATTACACTGTGCTCATGCACCCTCGTTTCTGTCACTTGCTGGCGGTGGCTTCCTGGGTAAGTGGCTTTACTGCCTCAGCATTGCATTCCCTGTTTACCTTCTCTGTGCCACTGTGTGGTCGTCACCAAGTGGATAATTTCTTCTGTGAAGTTCCAGCACTATTGCGATTATCATGTATCGATACCCATGCAAATGAGCTGACTCTCATGGTCATGAGCTTGGGTTTTGTTGTCATACCTCTCATCCTCATTCTGACATCTTATGGCGCCATTTCCAGGGCTGTACTGAGGATGAAATCAAGCACTGGATTTCAGAAAGTTTTTCGGACATGTGGAGCCCATCTCATGGTGGTGGCCCTCTTTTTTATTCCAGTCATGTATATATACCTCCAGCCTCCAAGTGAAAATTCTCATGATCAAAATAAGTTCATTGCCTTATTTTACACTGTTGTCACACCTAGCCTCAACCCTCTCATCTACACCCTCAGAAACAAAGATGTAAGAGAGGCAGTGAGGAGGCTAATTATGTGA